A part of bacterium genomic DNA contains:
- a CDS encoding mandelate racemase/muconate lactonizing enzyme family protein produces MKITKVEAIPLRIPELDWTRADGIQDDVIVRVHTDAGITGVGEADASPHVVKALVDAPESWMRSRGVAGMLVGEDPLHTERLWDKMYEGTLWMGRGGVAVEAIAAVDLALWDIKGKVLGLPVHTLLGGARRDTIPVYASMLFEKDLGLMRDTAQRYVAQGYRAVKFGWGPIGPDFATDVMLVREARAAIGDAALLVDAGAPWTLREAIRRLDAFQEYSPFWLEEALASDDVSGWARLTAASRGTRIATGEQETLAGAFRALLEIGHVDVIQPDLARAGGFTQGRRIADLAAAHHALLVPHAWKSGILVAASMHFAATLPDVPFVEYTVAESPLRRDLVRSDVEVTNGIARIPQRPGLGVELNEEIVERYRVDR; encoded by the coding sequence ATGAAGATCACGAAGGTCGAGGCGATACCGCTCCGGATCCCGGAGCTGGACTGGACGCGCGCGGACGGCATCCAGGATGACGTGATCGTGCGTGTCCACACCGATGCGGGGATCACCGGGGTCGGGGAGGCAGATGCGTCGCCCCACGTCGTCAAGGCGCTGGTGGATGCGCCCGAGTCGTGGATGCGATCGCGCGGAGTGGCCGGGATGCTCGTCGGCGAGGACCCGCTTCACACCGAACGGCTGTGGGACAAGATGTACGAGGGCACGCTCTGGATGGGGCGTGGCGGCGTCGCGGTCGAGGCGATCGCCGCGGTCGACCTGGCGCTGTGGGACATCAAGGGCAAGGTGCTCGGCCTGCCGGTGCACACGCTCCTCGGCGGGGCGCGCCGCGACACGATCCCCGTCTACGCGAGCATGCTGTTCGAGAAGGATCTCGGCCTCATGCGCGACACCGCGCAGCGGTACGTCGCGCAGGGCTACCGGGCGGTGAAATTCGGGTGGGGGCCGATCGGCCCCGACTTCGCGACCGACGTGATGCTGGTGCGCGAGGCCCGTGCGGCGATCGGTGACGCCGCGCTCCTCGTCGACGCGGGCGCGCCGTGGACGCTGCGGGAGGCGATCCGGCGTCTCGACGCGTTTCAAGAATACTCGCCGTTTTGGTTGGAGGAGGCGCTGGCCAGCGATGATGTGTCGGGGTGGGCGCGTCTCACCGCGGCGTCCCGGGGTACCCGGATCGCGACCGGGGAGCAGGAGACGCTCGCGGGCGCGTTCCGAGCCCTGCTCGAGATCGGCCACGTCGATGTGATCCAGCCCGACCTGGCCCGCGCCGGCGGATTCACCCAGGGACGCCGGATCGCCGATCTCGCCGCGGCGCACCACGCGCTGCTGGTGCCGCACGCGTGGAAGTCGGGGATCCTGGTCGCCGCGTCGATGCACTTCGCCGCGACGTTGCCAGACGTGCCGTTCGTCGAGTACACGGTCGCCGAGTCTCCGCTGCGCCGGGATCTTGTGCGGAGCGACGTCGAGGTGACGAACGGGATCGCGCGGATCCCCCAGCGGCCCGGGCTCGGGGTCGAACTGAACGAAGAGATCGTGGAGCGCTACCGCGTCGACCGGTAG
- a CDS encoding aspartate aminotransferase family protein — protein MEIRETVPHLFLDFMQMREFAKDPLVFVGGEGVRLTDTAGRTYIDGLSGVFVMSLGHGNLPVIEAMTAQAQQLAFAPPLHSTSLPALKLTELLLRIAPDGVGAVKLLSGGSEATEAAMKLARQFHQQTGHPRKYKIIGRYGGYHGATMGALSAGGGRDRKSPYEPLGVGFLHVHPPYCYRCPFDQTYPGCGRTCVSLIERTIEAEDPETVAAVIVEPISLSSAGFIVPPPDYLPRLRDACTRHNVVLIYDEIITGFGRLGTMFASQYYEAAPDITCCGKGMSGGYAPLSAILIRDRVADAFYGEAGERREFHHGHTFGGNPVACAAGVAAVTQLIDRDVVGNAKRQGDHLRRRLLGLAERHPMIGDVRGAGLLQGVEFVADRKTAARFPGGTRPAKLVERACRERGLLLRCGDEFAVLAPPLVVTAADIDQMCDILGDSIAVAQEALR, from the coding sequence GTGGAAATTCGGGAAACCGTTCCCCATCTGTTCTTGGATTTCATGCAGATGCGGGAGTTCGCGAAAGACCCGCTGGTGTTCGTCGGCGGCGAGGGCGTTCGGCTGACCGACACCGCCGGTCGCACCTACATCGACGGGTTGTCGGGCGTGTTCGTGATGAGCCTGGGGCACGGCAACCTGCCGGTGATCGAGGCGATGACGGCGCAGGCGCAGCAGTTGGCGTTCGCGCCACCGCTCCACAGCACGAGCCTGCCGGCGCTCAAACTCACCGAGTTGTTGCTTCGGATCGCGCCCGATGGCGTGGGCGCGGTCAAGCTGCTCAGCGGAGGGTCCGAGGCCACCGAGGCCGCGATGAAGCTCGCGCGGCAGTTTCACCAGCAGACCGGGCACCCGCGGAAGTACAAGATCATCGGGCGCTACGGCGGCTATCACGGCGCCACGATGGGGGCCCTGTCCGCCGGGGGCGGGCGGGATCGGAAGTCTCCATACGAGCCGCTCGGGGTGGGCTTCCTCCACGTCCACCCGCCGTACTGCTATCGGTGTCCGTTCGATCAAACCTACCCCGGGTGCGGACGCACCTGCGTGTCGTTGATCGAGCGGACGATCGAGGCCGAGGATCCGGAGACGGTCGCGGCGGTGATCGTGGAACCGATCTCGCTCTCGTCCGCGGGGTTCATCGTGCCGCCGCCCGACTACCTGCCGCGGCTGCGCGACGCGTGCACCCGTCACAACGTCGTGTTGATCTACGACGAGATCATCACGGGGTTCGGGCGGCTCGGCACGATGTTCGCGTCCCAGTACTACGAGGCGGCACCGGACATCACGTGTTGCGGCAAGGGGATGAGCGGCGGGTACGCGCCGCTTTCGGCGATTCTGATCCGCGACCGCGTGGCGGACGCGTTCTACGGCGAGGCAGGCGAACGGCGGGAGTTTCACCACGGGCACACCTTCGGCGGGAACCCCGTGGCGTGCGCGGCGGGGGTAGCGGCGGTCACGCAGCTGATCGACCGGGACGTCGTCGGGAATGCCAAACGCCAGGGGGACCACCTCCGGCGGCGCCTCCTCGGCCTCGCGGAGCGCCACCCCATGATCGGCGACGTACGCGGCGCAGGCCTGCTGCAGGGGGTGGAGTTCGTGGCCGACCGGAAGACCGCCGCGAGGTTCCCCGGGGGCACCCGCCCGGCGAAGCTCGTCGAACGCGCCTGCCGCGAGCGCGGTCTGCTCCTCCGCTGCGGCGACGAGTTCGCCGTGCTCGCGCCTCCGCTCGTGGTGACGGCGGCCGACATCGATCAAATGTGTGACATTCTCGGCGACAGCATCGCCGTGGCCCAGGAGGCGCTTCGATGA
- a CDS encoding neutral/alkaline non-lysosomal ceramidase N-terminal domain-containing protein, with the protein MTKGQFRAGVGRATITPPLTVPHAGWGAQTHVYAEGIETDLWATVLLLDDGTERAAIVDLDLVVINQQETEAIAAAVAGVVGIRPAQVRVSVTHNHTGPPPSRWDWLDGTDALRRYYESLPEFSAGAARIALAGLRPARVGVGTGESRVAVNRRETAPDGRTVAGVNLAGVIDPQVFVLRIDTTEREPLAVLVGYTMHPTTAGPTFRRITADWPGHMKRTVERLTGATCLFAQGATGNIGPGVDSYTDDASAIRRLGTLVGYEAARVHLDMRVPAVQPVHERVWESGAPLGKWTTRPIAVPEPIVRSRVATLRLPLRPQPPVPEAAAHLVAVQRKLRELVDRGAPAAEIEAATFVTKRANMTVTRARTYGGRSEDAVELHLLRIGPAVLAAISCEPFAEIALAIKARSPFPHTWFGGYVGGWGGYIPIADEYPRGGYEVETSPFTPEAAARVVDGTLAALQEFHKATEGSEATKR; encoded by the coding sequence ATGACGAAGGGACAGTTCCGTGCCGGCGTCGGTCGCGCGACCATCACGCCGCCGCTCACGGTGCCCCACGCGGGGTGGGGCGCGCAGACCCATGTGTACGCCGAGGGGATCGAGACCGATCTGTGGGCGACCGTGCTGCTCCTGGACGACGGGACCGAGCGTGCGGCGATCGTCGATCTGGACCTGGTGGTCATCAATCAGCAAGAAACGGAGGCGATCGCCGCCGCGGTTGCCGGGGTGGTCGGGATCCGCCCGGCGCAAGTCCGGGTGTCGGTGACCCACAATCACACCGGGCCGCCGCCGAGCCGCTGGGACTGGTTGGACGGCACCGACGCGCTGCGACGCTACTACGAGTCGCTTCCCGAGTTCTCCGCCGGGGCGGCCCGCATCGCGCTCGCGGGTCTGCGCCCGGCGCGCGTCGGCGTGGGGACCGGGGAGAGCCGCGTCGCGGTCAACCGCCGCGAGACCGCGCCGGACGGACGCACCGTCGCCGGGGTCAACCTCGCCGGGGTGATCGATCCCCAGGTGTTCGTCCTGCGGATCGACACCACCGAACGGGAGCCGCTCGCCGTCCTCGTCGGTTACACGATGCACCCCACGACGGCGGGGCCGACGTTCCGGCGCATCACCGCCGACTGGCCAGGCCACATGAAGCGCACGGTGGAACGGCTCACCGGGGCCACGTGCCTATTCGCGCAGGGTGCGACCGGCAACATCGGCCCGGGGGTCGACAGCTACACCGACGACGCCAGCGCGATCCGCCGGTTGGGTACGCTCGTGGGGTACGAGGCTGCCCGCGTGCACCTGGACATGCGGGTGCCGGCCGTGCAGCCTGTTCACGAGCGCGTCTGGGAGTCCGGGGCGCCGCTCGGCAAGTGGACGACCCGCCCGATCGCCGTCCCCGAGCCGATCGTGCGGAGCCGCGTGGCGACGCTCCGGCTGCCGCTCCGGCCGCAGCCCCCCGTCCCCGAGGCCGCGGCGCACCTGGTCGCGGTCCAGCGCAAACTGCGGGAGCTCGTGGACCGAGGCGCGCCGGCCGCGGAGATCGAAGCCGCGACGTTCGTCACCAAGCGCGCCAACATGACCGTGACGCGCGCGCGCACGTACGGCGGTCGGAGCGAGGACGCTGTGGAGCTGCACCTGCTCAGGATCGGCCCCGCCGTGCTCGCCGCGATCTCGTGCGAGCCGTTCGCCGAGATCGCGCTGGCGATCAAAGCGCGGTCGCCGTTTCCGCACACGTGGTTCGGCGGGTACGTCGGTGGGTGGGGAGGATACATCCCGATCGCCGACGAGTACCCGCGCGGAGGGTACGAGGTGGAGACCTCGCCGTTCACCCCCGAGGCAGCGGCCCGCGTGGTCGACGGCACGCTCGCCGCGCTTCAGGAGTTCCACAAGGCGACCGAGGGTTCGGAAGCGACGAAGCGGTAG